One segment of Pseudodesulfovibrio sp. 5S69 DNA contains the following:
- a CDS encoding DUF488 family protein, translated as MVYKRQKLLLAILLEATSKITIDELAGAVAVLNSNSSTIAHQHLFDFVDTSKPRSLQLEKDVTTLVSNNLITTDGDRLDNKLSKEARAIAFEIPLDELAEIKKQLHVFWELTPNERIKKAQDVLALKPSTPASVETISIFTIGYEGDSIDSFFKKVLNAGLKAIIDIRKNPISRKYGFSKKALKALCSDIGLDYYHFPEVGIATDLRKNLKSNTDYETLFEKYEETTLETTTESQKEIIIALQKKPSVLLCFEADSHLCHRSRLASRLAKETHLQVRHL; from the coding sequence ATGGTATATAAAAGACAAAAATTGCTGCTCGCTATTCTTTTAGAAGCGACTTCAAAAATAACAATAGATGAATTAGCCGGAGCAGTTGCTGTCCTTAATTCAAATTCCAGCACAATTGCCCATCAACATTTATTTGATTTTGTTGACACATCCAAGCCACGGTCTCTTCAGCTTGAAAAAGATGTTACCACATTAGTATCCAATAATCTTATCACGACAGATGGTGACCGTCTTGACAACAAGCTGTCAAAAGAAGCTAGAGCCATTGCGTTCGAAATACCATTAGACGAGCTTGCTGAAATTAAGAAACAGTTACATGTATTCTGGGAACTAACCCCAAACGAAAGAATCAAAAAAGCGCAAGATGTATTAGCTCTCAAACCCTCCACACCTGCGTCTGTTGAGACAATTTCAATTTTTACAATAGGTTATGAGGGTGACAGCATAGATAGTTTTTTCAAAAAAGTATTAAATGCGGGCTTGAAAGCTATTATTGACATTCGCAAAAACCCCATTTCTCGAAAGTATGGATTTTCGAAGAAAGCTTTAAAGGCTCTATGTTCTGATATTGGGTTAGATTATTATCACTTTCCTGAAGTCGGTATTGCAACCGACTTGAGGAAAAATCTAAAATCAAATACAGATTACGAAACACTTTTCGAAAAGTATGAAGAAACTACGCTAGAGACAACCACAGAAAGTCAAAAAGAAATTATTATTGCACTTCAAAAAAAGCCATCGGTCTTGCTGTGTTTTGAAGCTGATTCTCACTTATGCCATCGTTCCAGGCTGGCTTCTCGCTTAGCGAAAGAGACTCACTTACAAGTACGTCATCTGTAG
- a CDS encoding substrate-binding periplasmic protein — MIFGRAGRWLSGLCLAAVLLVTLVPASFAADPLRVVYPDYWPFFTRTVEGRMTGFFYEIVSEALGRMGIRSTWRAYPWSRCQALVRSGDADAMITVATAERLAYAATHEDPFYLKRLKVFTTVDNPRLAEIRNIRSIDDIDRLGLVVVTYHGNGWNDKFIRSRGIKTYESPLLKNVWLMLANRRGDIAIEWPMAAWPLIEEGGVANRIVETDVSLEAMPFHLLINRDCPYAERLPEFNEVIKQMKAEGQIEAIVGKYVTKQ, encoded by the coding sequence ATGATATTCGGCAGGGCCGGAAGGTGGTTGTCGGGCCTGTGCCTTGCCGCCGTGCTCCTGGTCACCCTGGTTCCGGCATCGTTCGCGGCCGACCCTCTGCGTGTGGTCTATCCGGACTACTGGCCCTTCTTCACCCGGACCGTGGAAGGGCGCATGACCGGTTTCTTCTACGAGATCGTCAGTGAGGCCCTCGGGCGCATGGGCATCCGGTCCACATGGCGGGCCTATCCCTGGAGCCGGTGCCAGGCCCTGGTCCGGTCGGGCGATGCCGACGCCATGATCACCGTGGCCACGGCCGAGCGGCTGGCCTACGCGGCCACGCACGAGGACCCGTTTTATCTGAAACGGCTCAAGGTCTTCACCACCGTGGACAACCCCAGGCTGGCCGAGATCAGGAATATCCGCTCCATCGACGACATCGACCGGCTGGGCCTGGTGGTGGTCACCTACCACGGCAACGGCTGGAACGATAAGTTCATCCGCTCGCGGGGCATCAAGACCTACGAGTCGCCGTTGCTCAAGAACGTCTGGCTCATGCTGGCAAACCGCCGGGGCGACATCGCCATCGAGTGGCCCATGGCCGCCTGGCCCCTGATCGAGGAGGGCGGGGTGGCGAACCGCATCGTGGAAACGGACGTCTCGCTTGAGGCCATGCCGTTCCATCTGCTCATCAACCGGGACTGTCCCTATGCCGAGCGGCTGCCGGAGTTCAACGAGGTGATCAAACAGATGAAGGCCGAGGGGCAGATCGAGGCCATCGTAGGAAAGTACGTCACCAAGCAATAG
- a CDS encoding efflux RND transporter permease subunit — translation MFVRFFIDRPIFASVVAIIILLVGVLSLFALPIAQYPQISPPSVSVKATYTGADAATVEQSVAAPIEEQVNGAQDMMYMKSISANDGSLNLTVTFQLGRDLELATVDVQNRVNLATPQLPQEVRNTGISVRKQSPEFVLIVSLTSDKPEYDTLFLNNYGKINLYDALRRIEGVGDVNMFGDLDYGMRLWLDPDRLASYDLTVSDVINAVEEQNTQAPAGQLGMPPSPKDQQFQMTLRVKGRLADPDEFGNIILKAEPDGSVVRIKDVARVELGAKNYFTFARLNGQPNASMLIYQLPGSNALDVAKQVRATMADLSRYFPEGVHYSIPYDTTRFVNSSIDEVMSTLYEALILVFLVVFIFLQNWRTTIIPMVCVPVSLIGTFALFPLLGFSINTLTLFGLVLAIGIVVDDAIVVVEATQRNIDEEGMSPKDATKKAMSEVTGPVIASTLVLIAVFIPVAFMGGITGQLYKQFALTLSVSVAISSVNALTLSPALSALILRPYSPIRGPLGWFFGKFNTIFDWVTQRYNKAVAAMVRRAFMGVLVVAVLIGACGGLFSILPSSFVPDEDQGYFIVNVSLPEGASLERSDGVMKKVEAYLKDAPGVHNYVVLGGFNLLTGAYSSYTSAVFVVLDDWAKRTTPDLSLKTIMGKAQKAFWGIQEAVVMAFSPPPIPGLSSTGGLQFELQDRSGNTVSELAAVTKQYIAAASKRPEIANLFTTFSDNVPQYFVEIDRDKVKKLGVPISDVFKTLQTYLGGYYINDFNKYGRTYRVMAQAESQFRTRLEDLNRFYMRSNTGQMVPLSTLSHAKRITGPEYIQRYNVFRSVEINAATPAGYSSGQTIAAMEDVAKQNLPDGYGYDWTAIAYQEKSAGGQVGVIFGLAIVMVFLVLAAQYESWTTPFAVILCVPLGIFGAMSAQWLRGLDNNVYAQVGLVMLIGLAAKNAIMIVEYAKDKHDAGMSILEAAKAAASLRFRPILMTSFAFILGVIPLVRASGAGSASRHALGTSVFGGMIAATVLGVLVVPSLYTAIQGAGSWIGRFLRKEGIANKKEK, via the coding sequence ATGTTCGTTCGCTTTTTCATCGACCGGCCCATTTTCGCCTCGGTGGTGGCCATCATCATCCTGCTGGTGGGCGTGCTTTCCCTGTTCGCCCTGCCCATCGCCCAGTACCCGCAGATCTCGCCGCCTTCGGTCAGCGTCAAGGCCACGTATACCGGCGCCGACGCCGCCACCGTGGAGCAGTCCGTGGCCGCGCCCATCGAGGAGCAGGTCAACGGCGCGCAGGACATGATGTACATGAAGTCCATCTCGGCCAACGACGGCTCCCTGAACCTGACCGTGACCTTCCAACTGGGCCGCGACCTGGAGCTGGCCACCGTGGACGTGCAGAACCGCGTCAACCTGGCCACGCCCCAGTTGCCCCAGGAGGTTCGGAACACCGGCATCTCCGTGCGCAAGCAGTCGCCGGAGTTCGTGCTCATCGTCTCCCTGACCTCGGACAAACCCGAGTACGACACGCTCTTCCTGAACAACTACGGCAAGATCAACCTTTACGACGCGCTCCGCCGCATCGAGGGCGTCGGCGACGTGAACATGTTCGGCGACCTGGACTACGGCATGCGCCTGTGGCTCGACCCGGACCGCCTGGCCTCCTACGACCTGACGGTCAGCGACGTGATCAACGCCGTGGAGGAGCAGAACACCCAGGCCCCGGCAGGCCAGCTCGGCATGCCGCCCTCGCCCAAGGATCAGCAGTTTCAGATGACCCTGCGCGTCAAAGGGCGGCTGGCCGACCCCGACGAGTTCGGCAACATCATCCTCAAGGCCGAGCCTGACGGGTCCGTGGTGCGCATCAAGGATGTGGCCCGCGTGGAACTGGGCGCCAAGAACTACTTCACCTTCGCCCGCCTGAACGGCCAGCCCAACGCTTCCATGCTCATCTACCAGTTGCCCGGCTCCAACGCCCTGGACGTGGCCAAGCAGGTGCGGGCGACCATGGCGGACCTGTCCCGGTACTTCCCGGAGGGCGTTCACTATTCCATTCCGTACGACACCACCCGGTTCGTGAACTCGTCCATCGACGAGGTCATGTCCACCCTGTACGAAGCGTTGATCCTCGTCTTCCTGGTGGTCTTCATCTTCCTGCAGAACTGGCGCACGACCATCATCCCCATGGTCTGTGTGCCGGTCTCCCTGATCGGTACCTTCGCCCTGTTCCCCTTGCTCGGGTTCTCCATCAACACCCTGACCCTGTTCGGCCTGGTTCTGGCCATCGGCATCGTGGTCGACGACGCCATCGTGGTGGTGGAGGCGACCCAGCGCAACATCGACGAGGAGGGCATGTCGCCCAAGGACGCCACCAAGAAGGCCATGAGCGAGGTCACCGGCCCGGTCATCGCCAGTACACTGGTGCTCATCGCGGTGTTCATCCCGGTGGCCTTCATGGGCGGCATCACCGGCCAGCTCTACAAGCAGTTCGCCCTGACCCTGTCCGTGTCCGTGGCCATCTCGTCGGTCAACGCCCTGACCCTGTCGCCCGCTCTGTCGGCTCTGATACTGCGGCCGTACTCGCCCATCCGCGGGCCGCTCGGCTGGTTCTTCGGCAAGTTCAACACCATCTTCGACTGGGTCACCCAGCGGTACAACAAGGCCGTGGCGGCCATGGTCAGGCGCGCCTTCATGGGCGTGCTGGTGGTGGCTGTGCTCATCGGGGCCTGCGGCGGGCTGTTCTCCATCCTGCCGTCCAGCTTCGTGCCGGACGAGGACCAGGGGTATTTCATCGTCAACGTCTCCCTGCCCGAGGGCGCGTCCCTGGAGCGGTCCGATGGGGTCATGAAGAAGGTCGAGGCCTATCTCAAGGACGCGCCGGGCGTGCACAACTACGTCGTGCTCGGCGGGTTCAACCTGCTGACCGGGGCCTACTCCTCGTACACCTCGGCGGTCTTCGTGGTCCTGGACGACTGGGCCAAGCGGACCACGCCGGACCTGTCGCTCAAGACCATCATGGGCAAGGCGCAGAAGGCGTTCTGGGGTATCCAGGAGGCGGTGGTCATGGCCTTCTCGCCGCCGCCCATCCCGGGCCTGTCCTCCACCGGCGGATTGCAGTTCGAGTTGCAGGACCGCTCCGGCAACACCGTGTCCGAGTTGGCCGCCGTGACCAAGCAGTACATCGCCGCGGCGTCCAAGCGCCCGGAGATAGCCAACCTGTTCACGACCTTCAGCGACAACGTGCCGCAGTACTTCGTGGAGATCGACCGCGACAAGGTCAAGAAGCTCGGGGTGCCCATCTCCGACGTGTTCAAGACGCTCCAGACCTATCTCGGCGGCTACTACATCAACGACTTCAACAAGTATGGGCGCACCTACCGGGTCATGGCTCAGGCCGAGTCCCAGTTCCGCACCCGGCTTGAGGACCTGAACCGCTTCTACATGCGCTCCAACACCGGCCAGATGGTCCCGCTGTCCACCCTGAGCCACGCCAAGCGGATCACCGGCCCGGAGTACATCCAGCGCTACAACGTGTTCCGCTCGGTGGAGATCAACGCGGCCACCCCGGCCGGGTACAGTTCGGGCCAGACCATCGCCGCCATGGAGGACGTGGCCAAGCAGAACCTGCCCGACGGGTACGGCTACGACTGGACGGCCATCGCCTACCAGGAGAAGAGCGCGGGCGGACAGGTCGGGGTCATCTTCGGCCTGGCCATCGTCATGGTCTTCCTGGTCCTGGCCGCGCAGTACGAGAGCTGGACCACGCCCTTCGCGGTCATCCTGTGCGTGCCGCTCGGCATCTTCGGGGCCATGTCGGCCCAGTGGCTGCGCGGGCTGGACAACAACGTCTACGCCCAGGTCGGCCTGGTCATGCTCATCGGCCTGGCGGCCAAGAACGCGATCATGATCGTGGAGTACGCCAAGGACAAGCACGACGCGGGCATGTCCATACTTGAGGCGGCCAAGGCGGCGGCGTCCCTGCGCTTCCGGCCCATCCTGATGACCTCGTTCGCCTTCATCCTGGGCGTCATCCCCCTGGTCCGGGCCTCGGGCGCGGGCTCGGCCAGCCGCCACGCCCTGGGCACCTCGGTCTTCGGCGGCATGATCGCGGCCACCGTCCTCGGCGTGCTCGTGGTCCCCTCCCTGTACACCGCCATCCAGGGCGCGGGCTCGTGGATCGGCCGGTTCCTGCGGAAAGAGGGCATAGCCAACAAGAAAGAAAAATAG
- a CDS encoding efflux RND transporter periplasmic adaptor subunit, translated as MKVVKAETRDVPNWGEWVGQISAHETVEVRARVAGFLIKRNFEEGRMVKKGDLLFVIDPKPFEEDLKQAQSGLEYNQALYNKAAKDLKRFKKLFEEGVVSRDEYESYETQAATYKAQLADNRAKVENAKIQLGYTKIYSPIDGVIGRVQVDVGNLVGQGENTLLATISTMDPVYVSFNVSENDYIRAMRDKKARESGERPIRLVLADGSEYSQPGSFDMINPTVDPQTGTLGIRVLFPNPDNLLKPGQYAKVRVRVSNHQNAVVIPVTAIMDVQGMKSVYLVDPDGTIRNQPVTLGTESMNLAVVTEGVKAGDMILAEGINRVKPGMKIKPVVVPMDTGAGQQPASADDAGTMPAPVSGDNAQGASGDNTQGASGDGAKTGAE; from the coding sequence ATGAAGGTGGTCAAGGCCGAGACCCGCGACGTGCCCAACTGGGGCGAGTGGGTCGGCCAGATCAGTGCCCACGAGACCGTCGAGGTCCGGGCCAGGGTGGCCGGTTTTCTGATCAAACGGAATTTCGAGGAGGGCCGGATGGTGAAGAAGGGCGATCTGCTCTTCGTCATCGATCCCAAGCCGTTCGAGGAGGACCTGAAGCAGGCCCAGTCCGGGCTGGAGTACAATCAGGCCCTGTACAACAAGGCGGCCAAGGACCTGAAGCGGTTCAAGAAGCTCTTTGAAGAGGGCGTGGTCAGCCGCGACGAGTATGAGAGTTACGAGACCCAGGCGGCCACCTACAAGGCCCAACTGGCCGACAACCGGGCCAAGGTGGAGAACGCCAAGATCCAGCTCGGCTACACCAAGATATATTCGCCCATCGACGGCGTCATCGGCCGGGTGCAGGTGGATGTGGGCAACCTGGTGGGCCAGGGCGAGAATACCCTGCTGGCGACCATTTCCACCATGGATCCGGTCTACGTCAGTTTCAACGTCAGCGAGAACGATTACATTCGGGCCATGCGCGACAAGAAGGCCCGCGAGTCGGGCGAGCGGCCCATCCGCCTGGTCCTGGCCGACGGCAGCGAGTACAGCCAGCCCGGCAGTTTCGACATGATCAATCCGACCGTGGACCCGCAGACCGGCACGCTCGGTATCCGCGTGCTCTTCCCCAACCCCGACAACCTGCTCAAGCCGGGCCAGTACGCCAAGGTCCGGGTGCGCGTCTCCAACCATCAGAACGCGGTGGTTATCCCGGTCACGGCGATCATGGACGTTCAGGGCATGAAGTCCGTGTATCTGGTCGACCCTGACGGGACCATCAGGAACCAGCCGGTCACGCTCGGCACCGAGTCCATGAATCTGGCCGTGGTCACCGAGGGCGTCAAGGCCGGGGACATGATCCTGGCCGAAGGCATAAACCGGGTCAAGCCGGGCATGAAGATCAAGCCGGTGGTGGTCCCCATGGACACCGGTGCCGGGCAGCAGCCCGCCTCGGCGGACGACGCCGGGACCATGCCCGCGCCGGTCTCCGGCGACAACGCGCAGGGTGCATCCGGCGACAACACGCAGGGCGCTTCGGGCGACGGCGCGAAAACCGGAGCGGAGTAA
- a CDS encoding DUF1844 domain-containing protein has protein sequence MGQNNCRENPMKGIPMGINFTTFIYSLSSSAMVALGEAADPGTGNVAFNKDLAKHTIDVLGMLKQKFDNGLEEDEKKLLCDIVYNLRMAYVNKTK, from the coding sequence ATGGGCCAGAACAACTGCAGAGAAAACCCCATGAAGGGCATCCCCATGGGCATCAACTTCACCACCTTCATCTACTCCCTGTCGTCCTCGGCCATGGTCGCTCTGGGCGAGGCCGCCGATCCGGGCACGGGCAACGTCGCCTTCAACAAGGACCTGGCCAAGCACACCATCGACGTGCTCGGCATGCTCAAGCAGAAGTTCGACAACGGCCTGGAAGAGGACGAAAAAAAGCTGTTGTGCGACATCGTGTACAATCTGCGGATGGCCTACGTTAACAAGACAAAATAA
- the argC gene encoding N-acetyl-gamma-glutamyl-phosphate reductase, which produces MSQIIKAGLVGVTGYTGMELARLMVHHSSMELVRATSRSEAGKKLADIYPFLNRLPLGELVITRPDAADLADCDVVFLAVPHKTAMEIAADLVEAGVKVVDLSADFRINDKATYEAWYQVEHTRADLLKEAVYGLPELYLDKIMGARLIANPGCYPTSSILGLAPALSAGLVETDGIVIDAKSGASGAGRGAKVGNLFCEVADSFRAYGLPTHRHTPEIEQEISKLAGTGITVSFNTHLLPIDRGILSTIYTRLKDATDLDAVHQTYTDFYADKPLVRVLPKGQLPETRFVRGTVFCDIGLVVDPRTNRLVILSAIDNLCRGASGQALMNANLICGLDIDEGLPMAPMMP; this is translated from the coding sequence ATGTCTCAGATCATCAAGGCCGGGCTGGTGGGCGTCACCGGCTATACCGGCATGGAACTGGCCCGGCTCATGGTCCACCACTCCTCCATGGAGTTGGTCAGGGCCACCTCCCGGTCCGAGGCGGGCAAGAAGCTCGCCGATATCTATCCCTTCCTCAACCGGCTGCCCCTGGGCGAATTGGTCATCACCCGGCCCGACGCCGCCGACCTGGCGGACTGCGACGTGGTCTTCCTGGCCGTGCCGCACAAGACCGCCATGGAGATCGCGGCCGATCTGGTCGAGGCGGGCGTCAAGGTGGTGGACCTATCCGCCGACTTCCGCATCAACGACAAGGCCACCTACGAGGCCTGGTACCAGGTGGAGCACACCCGCGCCGACCTGCTCAAGGAGGCGGTCTACGGACTGCCCGAGCTGTATCTGGACAAGATCATGGGCGCGCGGCTCATCGCCAACCCCGGCTGCTACCCGACGTCGAGCATTCTCGGCCTGGCTCCGGCCCTGTCCGCCGGACTGGTGGAGACGGACGGCATCGTCATCGACGCCAAGTCCGGGGCCTCGGGCGCCGGACGCGGGGCCAAGGTGGGCAACCTGTTCTGCGAGGTGGCCGACTCCTTCCGGGCCTACGGCCTGCCCACCCACCGGCACACCCCCGAGATCGAACAGGAAATTTCCAAGCTGGCCGGGACCGGAATCACGGTCTCGTTCAACACCCACCTACTGCCCATCGACCGGGGCATCCTGTCGACCATCTACACCCGGCTCAAGGATGCGACCGACCTGGACGCGGTGCACCAAACCTACACCGACTTCTACGCGGACAAGCCTCTGGTGCGCGTGCTGCCCAAGGGCCAGTTGCCCGAGACCCGGTTCGTGCGCGGCACGGTCTTCTGCGACATCGGCCTGGTGGTCGACCCGCGGACCAACCGGCTGGTCATCCTGTCGGCCATCGACAACCTCTGCCGGGGCGCTTCGGGACAGGCATTGATGAATGCCAACCTGATCTGCGGCCTGGACATCGACGAAGGGTTGCCCATGGCTCCGATGATGCCCTAG
- a CDS encoding nitroreductase family protein, translated as MEFQEILERRRAINFFDPEQDVSDDMLRTLLAEAAMAPSSFNLQPWKVKVVRAPQRKAALRAVAWDQPKITEAPVVLIVLGDRDGWKEGNPTFEGHFKHNMQPEQRDYLVNAAKALYGDTSDASLAFAAKNAGLFAMSFMFAAAAHGLDTHPMDGFDREAVRKEFNIPDNYWIPMLIAVGHRKPDLQVHPKAWRQSVDDMILP; from the coding sequence ATGGAATTCCAAGAAATATTGGAAAGGCGTAGGGCCATCAACTTTTTCGACCCCGAGCAGGACGTGTCCGATGACATGCTGCGCACCTTGTTGGCCGAGGCCGCCATGGCCCCGTCGAGTTTCAACCTGCAGCCGTGGAAGGTGAAGGTGGTCCGCGCCCCGCAGCGCAAGGCCGCCCTGCGCGCCGTGGCCTGGGACCAGCCCAAGATCACCGAGGCCCCGGTGGTGCTCATCGTCTTGGGCGACCGCGACGGCTGGAAGGAAGGCAATCCGACCTTCGAAGGCCATTTCAAGCACAACATGCAACCGGAACAACGCGATTATCTGGTCAACGCCGCCAAGGCCCTATACGGCGACACCTCGGACGCTTCCCTGGCCTTTGCCGCCAAAAACGCCGGGCTGTTCGCCATGTCCTTCATGTTCGCGGCCGCCGCACACGGCCTGGACACCCACCCCATGGACGGGTTCGACCGCGAGGCCGTGCGTAAGGAGTTCAACATCCCGGACAACTACTGGATTCCCATGTTGATCGCCGTGGGCCACCGCAAGCCCGACCTTCAGGTCCACCCCAAAGCCTGGCGCCAATCCGTGGATGATATGATCTTGCCGTAG
- a CDS encoding methyl-accepting chemotaxis protein — MSTDVNRLLRELNEGSTSLAASTEEVSASVEEIFASIETSFQNSQKTETKTNGVADQADETRANLENSISAVQDIVNKVGLIQEIARQTNLLALNAAIEAARAGESGKGFAVVAGEVRSLAEKSQVAANEIEELTKSTKNVSEEAGNNLRELVPNIQETVELVSEINASILEQKTGIEQINQAIQTVSEVAQESNAIAENLSRAFRELENFGQAKEEEGTNDPEVVTAEPSALPGASDFERY; from the coding sequence ATGAGCACCGATGTGAACAGATTGCTCCGCGAGTTGAATGAAGGATCGACCAGCTTGGCTGCTTCCACAGAGGAAGTGAGCGCATCAGTCGAAGAAATCTTCGCCTCAATTGAAACAAGCTTTCAAAATTCTCAAAAGACTGAAACGAAAACAAATGGAGTAGCTGACCAAGCTGATGAAACTCGAGCAAACCTTGAAAACTCCATCAGTGCCGTTCAGGACATTGTCAATAAAGTTGGACTGATACAGGAAATAGCCCGTCAAACCAATTTATTGGCTTTGAACGCGGCAATCGAAGCCGCCAGAGCAGGAGAAAGTGGAAAGGGCTTTGCTGTCGTAGCGGGAGAAGTTAGATCCCTTGCTGAGAAAAGCCAAGTTGCTGCAAATGAGATAGAAGAACTCACCAAGTCAACCAAAAACGTATCTGAAGAAGCTGGTAATAACTTGAGAGAACTTGTCCCCAACATCCAGGAGACAGTCGAGCTCGTTAGCGAGATCAACGCATCAATTCTGGAACAAAAGACCGGGATTGAGCAGATTAACCAAGCCATTCAAACGGTTAGCGAAGTCGCCCAAGAGTCAAATGCCATTGCTGAAAACTTATCGAGAGCATTTAGGGAACTCGAGAATTTTGGGCAAGCCAAAGAGGAAGAAGGCACGAACGACCCTGAGGTTGTCACGGCTGAACCATCCGCTTTACCCGGGGCCAGTGATTTTGAACGATACTAA
- a CDS encoding tRNA-binding protein, giving the protein METISWNDFEKVELRVGTIVKAEPFPEARVPAYKLVVDFGDDVGSRKSSAQITDLYNPDELVGKQVVGVVNFPPKQIGPVRSECLVTGFYSPEGVVLATPDKPCPNGLKLG; this is encoded by the coding sequence ATGGAAACCATATCCTGGAACGATTTCGAGAAGGTGGAGCTGCGCGTGGGCACCATCGTCAAGGCCGAACCCTTTCCCGAGGCCCGGGTCCCGGCCTACAAACTCGTGGTCGACTTCGGTGACGACGTCGGCAGCCGTAAATCCAGCGCCCAGATCACCGATCTCTACAACCCCGACGAACTCGTCGGGAAACAGGTCGTCGGCGTGGTCAACTTTCCGCCCAAACAGATCGGCCCCGTGCGCTCCGAATGCCTGGTCACCGGTTTCTACAGCCCCGAAGGCGTCGTCCTCGCCACCCCCGACAAACCCTGCCCCAACGGCCTCAAGTTGGGATAA
- a CDS encoding 4Fe-4S ferredoxin, whose amino-acid sequence MKTRPYPAWISRLFILLVAALTCTGFMQMPLAKRYALTTLPGMAWTGDFFLVHRIHYVLGTVLLFLVALVAVNWLKSWRNWLALTGLGLARAVVVGGLVVSGLLRVYRNLPGVTLDPTWILTIEWTHLILVMVLGVLALVALARRASAYAVRK is encoded by the coding sequence ATGAAGACTAGACCCTATCCGGCCTGGATTTCCCGGCTGTTCATCCTCCTGGTGGCGGCCCTGACCTGCACCGGGTTCATGCAGATGCCCCTGGCCAAGCGCTATGCCCTGACCACCCTGCCGGGAATGGCCTGGACCGGCGACTTTTTCCTGGTCCACAGGATTCACTACGTCCTCGGGACCGTCCTCCTCTTCCTGGTCGCCTTGGTCGCGGTCAACTGGCTCAAGTCCTGGAGGAACTGGCTGGCCCTGACAGGCCTGGGCCTGGCCCGCGCCGTGGTCGTCGGTGGACTGGTCGTCTCCGGCCTGCTGCGCGTCTACCGCAACCTGCCCGGCGTGACCCTGGACCCGACCTGGATCCTGACCATCGAATGGACGCATCTGATCCTGGTCATGGTCCTGGGCGTGCTCGCCCTGGTCGCCCTGGCCCGCAGGGCCTCGGCTTACGCCGTGCGCAAATAG
- a CDS encoding 4Fe-4S dicluster domain-containing protein yields MSEKKHRTGAISRRGFLKALGVGSAGALVPAAPALAAQERVPAPSDGELATLLDLSKCIGCGACVEACRESNAAKFPEPVKPFPAMLPSRRAKPEDWSDLRDVDDRLTPYNWLFLQNAEVEYRGESYDINIPRRCMHCQNPPCANMCPFGAANKQVNGLTRISPNLCFGGAKCRTVCPWHIPQRQSGVGPYRHVLPRLAGNGVMYKCDRCYQLLDKGELPACIAACPEDVQTIGPRHEIVARAQALAKEMDGFIYGLEENGGTNTLYVSPVPFELINQAIDKDSGPGANRRAGKKSGQGKRKRSPLGPGKPHMGPVKDVMADEANLATAAFIAPVAGIAAGVLGLGSKLLNKGEGDHED; encoded by the coding sequence ATGTCAGAGAAGAAACATCGGACAGGGGCCATCAGCCGACGCGGGTTTCTCAAGGCCCTCGGCGTGGGCTCCGCCGGCGCGTTGGTCCCGGCCGCGCCCGCACTGGCCGCACAGGAGCGGGTGCCCGCTCCGTCGGACGGCGAACTGGCCACCCTGCTCGATCTGTCCAAATGTATCGGCTGCGGCGCCTGCGTGGAGGCCTGCCGCGAATCCAACGCCGCCAAGTTCCCGGAACCGGTCAAGCCGTTCCCGGCCATGCTCCCGTCCCGCCGGGCCAAGCCCGAGGACTGGTCGGACCTGCGCGACGTGGACGACCGGTTGACCCCCTACAACTGGCTCTTCCTGCAAAACGCCGAGGTCGAGTACCGGGGCGAATCCTACGACATCAACATCCCCAGGCGGTGCATGCACTGCCAGAATCCGCCCTGCGCCAACATGTGCCCTTTCGGCGCGGCCAACAAGCAGGTCAACGGCCTGACCCGGATCAGCCCGAACCTGTGCTTCGGCGGGGCCAAGTGCCGAACCGTCTGTCCGTGGCACATCCCCCAGCGCCAGTCCGGCGTGGGGCCCTACCGCCACGTCCTGCCGCGCCTGGCGGGCAACGGCGTCATGTACAAGTGCGACCGCTGCTACCAGCTCCTGGACAAGGGCGAGTTGCCCGCCTGCATCGCAGCCTGCCCGGAGGACGTCCAGACCATCGGACCGCGCCATGAAATCGTGGCCCGCGCCCAGGCACTGGCCAAGGAGATGGACGGCTTCATCTACGGCCTGGAGGAGAACGGCGGGACCAACACCCTGTACGTCTCCCCGGTCCCGTTCGAGCTCATCAACCAGGCCATCGACAAGGACTCCGGCCCCGGTGCGAACAGGCGGGCGGGCAAAAAGTCCGGACAAGGCAAGAGGAAGCGCAGCCCGCTCGGACCCGGCAAGCCGCACATGGGCCCGGTCAAGGACGTCATGGCCGACGAGGCCAACCTGGCCACGGCCGCGTTCATCGCCCCGGTGGCGGGCATCGCCGCGGGCGTGCTCGGCCTGGGCTCCAAGCTGCTGAACAAGGGGGAGGGCGATCATGAAGACTAG